The sequence GGCCTGAGCCGGCTGCAGTCGATCCTCAGCAACAGCGCCAGCCAGTACGTGTTCCAGCTCTCGACCAGGCCGATGCTGCTGGTGCGCGACGACCTCTACGTGCGCCATGTGAACAAGCTTCTGGTGGCCATCGATGGCACCGGCGTGGGCGACGACGCCCTCAAGCTGGCCTGCGAACTGGTGCGGGAGATTCCCGGCGGCAGCCTCACCGGAGTGCATGTCACCCGCCAGGATCTGACCCCGTCGCGGGGGGGGCGCTCACCTGCCGATGAGGTGCTGGATAGGGCCGTACAACGGGCCCGGGGCCTGGGGGTGACGCTTCAACCGCTGCATCGCACCGGCGACGTGGGGCGCACCGTGTGCAGCGCCGCCGAGGACATCAAGGCCGATCTGGTGGTGATCGCCTCCCAGGATCGACGCCCCGTGGTGGCCAAGGCTCTGGTGGATCTCGACCGTCTGCTGGGCAGCTCCGTGAGCGATTACATCCGGGTGCATGCACCGGCACCGGTGCTGCTGGTGCGGGAGCCGGAACAGGGATAAGTGCTGAGGGCCCCGTTGGCATGCGGGGCCTGAGGACAGCAGTCGGGAGGTTCAGCCGCGCTGACGGCTGCTGGTCTGGATGTAGAGCACCAGCAGGAACACGGTGGGAACCAACACGAACATCAGGCTGGCAACAAAGCCGAGATCGTTGGTTTCCATGGATGAGCTGAGGTTTCACCGGAGGGTATCACCGGCGATCGGGCCCCTCTCAGGGGCCTTCACCGGCCGTTGCACCGCGATCCGCGCCCAGGTCGGCGGCGTCTGCGGCGGCGACGTCCACTGCATCGGGCTTCGGATCGGGGCCGGCCTCCTTCTGGCTGGCGGCAGGGGGCTCGGGCCAGGTCGTGGGTCCAGGCGGCAGCGGTGAGGCCATGGCGGCCGCCTGGCGGCGGTCCTTGTCGGCCAGACCCACCTGGGGCCGGGTGATCACCACCAACGACTGCTGCACCAGGGTCTGGCAGGCCAGCCGCCAGTTGCCCGGGCGGCGCTTGAGCTTCTGGTCTTCCACCGGGGTGCGCCCCGTGAGGGCCTGAGTTGCCTGGCCCTCGGGGACTTCCACGAAGCAGGTGATGCACTGGCCGCAGCCACCACAGTTGCCCAGGGCACCCTTGAGCCCGTAGAGCTGAACCCCTTCGCGCAAAGCCACCTCCCGGAGGTTCTCGCCCGGGTAGCACTCCACATCACGCTCCTCTCGCAGGAACCGGATCACGGGCATCAGAGCTGGCGCAGCAGGCCCCATTCTGGGCCGCGCCGTTGCGGTCCGTAACCAGCGCCGCGCCGGAGGCGTGCCCACCCTTACGATCGCCCAACCCACCCAGAACGACTCCCCATGGGACTGCCCTGGTATCGGGTGCACACGGTCGTGATCAACGACCCGGGCCGACTGTTGGCCGTGCACCTCATGCACACCGCGCTGGTGGCCGGCTGGGCCGGCTCCATGGCGCTCTATGAGCTTGCGATCTTCGATCCATCCGACCCGGTGCTCAACCCCATGTGGCGCCAGGGGATGTTCGTCATGCCCTTCATGGCCCGCCTTGGGGTCACCGGCAGCTGGGGTGGCTGGAGCATCACCGGTGAAACCGGGGTGGACCCTGGCTTCTGGAGCTTCGAGGGCGTAGCCGCCGCCCACATCATCTTCAGCGGCCTGCTCTTCCTGGCCGCCATCTGGCACTGGACCTTCTGGGATCTCGAGATCTGGCAGGACCCCCGCACCGGCGAACCCGCCCTCGACCTGCCGAAGATCTTCGGCATCCACCTGCTGCTGGCTGGCCTCGGCTGCTTCGGCTTCGGCGCCTTCCACCTCACGGGCGTCTTCGGCCCGGGGATGTGGGTGAGCGATGCCTACGGCATTGCCGGGCATCTGGAGCCCGTACAACCCTCCTGGGGACCTGAGGGCTTCAACCCCTTCAACCCCGGCGGCATCGTGGCCCACCACATCGCCGCCGGCATCGTGGGCATCATCGCCGGCATCTTCCACATCACCACCCGACCGCCGGAACGCCTCTACAAGGCCCTGCGGATGGGCAACATCGAAACGGTGCTGGCCTCGGCCATTGCTGCCGTGTTCTTTGCCGCCTTCGTGGTGGCCGGCACCATGTGGTACGGCGCTGCCGCCACCCCGGTGGAGTTGTTCGGCCCCACCCGCTTCCAGTGGGACCAGAGCTACTTCAAGGCTGAGATCAGCCGTCGGGTGCAGACCGCCCTCGACAACGGTGCCTCCATGGAGGAGGCCTACGGTTCCATCCCCGAGAAACTCGCCTTCTACGACTACGTCGGCAACAGTCCCGCCAAGGGCGGCCTGTTCCGTGTGGGCCCGATGGTGAACGGCGACGGCCTGCCCACCGGCTGGCTCGGCCACATCTCCTTCACCGACAAGGAGGGCCGCGACCTGCAGGTGCGCCGCCTGCCCAACTTCTTCGAGAACTTCCCCGTGGTGCTCGAAGACCAGGACGGCATCGTCCGGGGCGACATCCCCTTCCGCCGGGCTGAAGCCAAGTACTCCTTCGAGCAGACCGGCATCACCGCCACGGTCTATGGCGGTGCCCTGAACGGCCAGACCTTCACCGATCCGGCCGCTGTGAAACGGCTGGCCCGCAAGGCCCAGCTTGGTGAGGCGTTCGAGTTCGACCGCGAGACCTACAACTCCGACGGCACCTTCCGCAGCTCACCCCGCGGCTGGTTCACCTTCGGCCATGCCACCTTCGCCCTGCTGTTCTTCTTCGGCCACATCTGGCACGGTGCCCGCACCCTCTACCGCGACGTGTTCGCCGGGATCGATCCCGATCTGGGCGACCAGGTGGAGTTCGGCCTGTTCCAGAAGCTGGGCGACAAGTCGACCCGCCGCCTGCCGGAGGGCTACGTGCCCCCGGCCGGCTCCACCCTCAGCTGACCCGGGAGTCACCCCATGGAGAGCTTCGCCTACATCCTGATCCTGGCCCTGGCCCTGGCCACCCTCTTCTTTGCGATCGCCTTCCGCGATCCGCCGAAGATTGGCAAATAGACCCTGGTTTCATTGATCTCATCAGCCTTCGAGCTGGCCTCGCCCCTGACTCCGTCAGGGGCTTTTTGCTGCTCAGCCCTTCTCAAGGGCGGATCGGCTGCTTAAACTTCTCAAACCCAGCGCGGAATTTCGGGGATGCAATGCCCCTCCTGCCAACACACCGACAGCCGGGTGCTCGAATCACGGGCCGCAGACAGCGGCAGGAGCGTGCGGCGACGCCGCGAATGTCTGAACTGTGAGTTCCGTTTCACCACCTATGAACGGGTGGAAACGGTGCCCATCACCGTGGTGAAGCGCAACGGCAGCCGTGAAACCTTCAACCGCGCCAAGCTGCTGCACGGCTTGCTGAGAGCCTGTGAAAAAACCGGACTCGAGCCAGCACGGCTGGAGCTGGTGGTGGACGAGATCGAGCTGCAGCTGCAGCAGCGCTCCTGCCGGGAAGTGACCAGCGCCGACATCGGCGAGCTGGTGTTGCAGCAACTGGCCGAGATGAGCGAAGTGGCCTACGTGCGCTTTGCCTCGGTGTACCGGCAGTTCCAGGGCATCAGCGATTTTGTGGCCGCTCTCGAGCGGCTCAATCGCCGCGCCAGCAAGGCCACGCAGCTGGCGGCGATCGGCTAGGCCTCCCGGCCCCGTTGATACAGTGATGGATCGCGACGTACCGCTGGCGGGCGGGCGCGTCGATCCCTTCACCCTGCCTCGGGCAGACCGCCACTTCTCCATGACCGTGACCCCTTCCGACATCAGCAGCACTGAGGCCGCCGATCTCGCCGTTGCCGCTGAAGCGGCCGACGATCTCGACCTCGCCATTCCGGAAGAGGTCCCGACAGCGGACGACCCGAGCAGCCGCGCCGCCACCCGTGACCTCGACGGCGTGGGCTTCACGCTGGATGAGTTCGCGGCCCTGCTCAGCAAGTACGACTACAACTTCAAGCCTGGCGACGTCGTCAACGGCACCGTGTTCGCCCTGGAATCCAAGGGCGCGATGATCGACATCGGGGCCAAGACGGCCGCCTTCATGCCCCTGCAGGAGGTGTCGATCAACCGGGTGGAGGGTCTCAGCGATGTGCTGGAGCCCGGCGAGATCCGCGAGTTCTTCATCCTCAGCGAGGAGAACGAAGACGGCCAGCTCACCCTCTCGATCCGCCGCATCGAGTACCAGCGTGCCTGGGAGCGGGTGCGCCAGCTGCAGAAGGAAGACGCCACCATCTACTCCGAGGTGTTCGCCACCAACCGCGGTGGTGCCCTGGTGCGGGTGGAGGGCCTGCGGGGCTTCATCCCCGGCAGCCACATCAGCACCCGCAAGGCCAAGGAAGAGCTAGTGGCCGATTTCCTGCCCCTCAAGTTCCTGGAGGTGGACGAGGAGCGCAACCGCCTGGTGCTCAGCCATCGCCGCGCCCTGGTGGAGCGCAAGATGAATCGCCTCGAGGTGGGCGAAGTGGTGCTGGGCACCGTGCGCGGCATCAAGCCCTACGGCGCCTTCATCGACATCGGCGGCGTGAGTGGCCTGCTGCACATCTCCGAGATCAGCCACGAGCACATCGAAACGCCCCACACGGTGCTGAATGTGAACGACCAGATGAAGGTGATGATCATCGACCTCGATGCCGAACGCGGTCGCATCTCCCTCTCCACCAAGGCCCTGGAGCCGGAACCCGGCGACATGCTCACCGACCCCCAGAAGGTGTTCGACAAGGCGGAGGAGATGGCCGCCCGCTACAAGCAGATGCTGCTCGAGCAGGCTGAAGACAACGAGCCCATGGGTGTCACCGTCGACTGAGCCCAGCCACCGTGGCCCTGCTGCTGCTGAGGGGTGAACCGATCGGGGAGGTGGACGCCGTGCTGTTCGACAAGGACGGCACCCTCTCGATCAGCGAGCCCATGCTCCATGCCCTGGCCACGGCCCGGGTGACACATGGACTGAAGCTTCTGGGAGAGCGCCATGGCCCGCTGCATGCCAGGCAAGGATCCCGCGCCAGAGAACTGCTGGAGCAGGCCTACGGATTGCGGGGCCAGGGCATCGATCCAGCCGGCACCACGGCCGTGGCCTGCCGCGAGCACAACCTCATCTCCACGGCCACGGCCCTGACCCAGGTGGGTCTCGGTTGGCCGGAGGCGCTTGAGCTCAGCCAGGAGGTCTTCACCGTCACCGACCACCTGCACGGCCAGGGCAGCGCCAGCCCTCCAGGAGCCAGCCCAGGGCTGCACGGGTTGGTGCAGCGGCTGGCCGGAGCCGGGCTGCGCTGCGCCGTGATCAGCAACGACGACCAGGCCGGCATCGAGGCCTTTCTGCTGAGCCAGGGGATGCGACCGCACTTTCAGGCCAGCTGGAGCGCCGAGCACACCCCTCGCAAACCCGACCCCGCCGCCGTGCTGGGCCTCTGCGAAGCCCTGGGGGTGGAACCGGATCGCTGCGCGCTGATCGGCGATGCCAACAGCGACCTGCGCATGGCCCGCAGCGCCGGCGTCGGCGTGGTGCTGGGCTACCTGGCGGGCTGGAGCAGCCCACCTCCCCTGGATCCCTCCTTCCCCCAGCTCAGCCACTGGGCTGAGCTGGGCGCGCGCCAGGGTGACGCAATCACGCCATAAGCTGGTGCCCCCAAAGGCCCCATGCCATGAGCCGGTATGTGTTCACCTCGGAGTCGGTGACCGAAGGTCATCCCGACAAGATCTGTGACCAGGTGAGCGACGCCGTGCTTGACGCCCTGTTGCACCAGGATCCAGCCTCCCGGGTCGCTTGCGAAACAGTGGTCAACACCGGCCTCTGCCTGATCACCGGCGAGGTGACCACGACGGCCCGGGTGGACTTCAACAGCCTGGTGCGGGACGTGATCAGCCGGATCGGCTACAGCGGTGCCAGAGCGGGCGGCTTCGATTCCCACAGCTGTGCCGTGCTGGTGGCCCTGGATCAGCAGTCGCCCGACATCGCCCAGGGCGTCGATGAGGCCGACGACCACGCCGGCGATCCCCTCGACAAGATCGGGGCCGGCGACCAGGGCATCATGTTCGGCTACGCCTGCAACGAGACGCCCGAACTGATGCCGCTGCCGATCAGCCTGGCGCACCGTCTGGCCCGCCGGCTGGCGGCAGTGCGTCATGACGGCAGCCTTCCTTACCTGCTGCCGGATGGAAAAACCCAGGTGAGCGTGGTGTACGAGAACGACGTTCCCGTGGCCATCGACACGATCCTGATCTCCACCCAGCACATCCCCGAAATCGATGGCATCAGCGACGAGAAGGGGCTGCGTGAGCGCATCGCCGCCGATCTCTGGACCGAGGTGGTGCTGCCAGCCACCGCCGATCTGGACCTGAAGCCGAGCCGGGAAGCCACCCGCTTCCTGGTGAACCCCACCGGCAAGTTCG is a genomic window of Cyanobium sp. NS01 containing:
- a CDS encoding universal stress protein, which translates into the protein MFRNVLIADSGKGHVEEMVRMLRDIPVVRQARLNLLHVVPEQAGANFQEHWQEAAGIVAAAVGRLQLDPSEVNTIIRQGDTKQTVLLVAEELNADLIVMGSRGLSRLQSILSNSASQYVFQLSTRPMLLVRDDLYVRHVNKLLVAIDGTGVGDDALKLACELVREIPGGSLTGVHVTRQDLTPSRGGRSPADEVLDRAVQRARGLGVTLQPLHRTGDVGRTVCSAAEDIKADLVVIASQDRRPVVAKALVDLDRLLGSSVSDYIRVHAPAPVLLVREPEQG
- the psbM gene encoding photosystem II reaction center protein PsbM; this translates as METNDLGFVASLMFVLVPTVFLLVLYIQTSSRQRG
- a CDS encoding 2Fe-2S iron-sulfur cluster-binding protein; its protein translation is MPVIRFLREERDVECYPGENLREVALREGVQLYGLKGALGNCGGCGQCITCFVEVPEGQATQALTGRTPVEDQKLKRRPGNWRLACQTLVQQSLVVITRPQVGLADKDRRQAAAMASPLPPGPTTWPEPPAASQKEAGPDPKPDAVDVAAADAADLGADRGATAGEGP
- the psbB gene encoding photosystem II chlorophyll-binding protein CP47: MGLPWYRVHTVVINDPGRLLAVHLMHTALVAGWAGSMALYELAIFDPSDPVLNPMWRQGMFVMPFMARLGVTGSWGGWSITGETGVDPGFWSFEGVAAAHIIFSGLLFLAAIWHWTFWDLEIWQDPRTGEPALDLPKIFGIHLLLAGLGCFGFGAFHLTGVFGPGMWVSDAYGIAGHLEPVQPSWGPEGFNPFNPGGIVAHHIAAGIVGIIAGIFHITTRPPERLYKALRMGNIETVLASAIAAVFFAAFVVAGTMWYGAAATPVELFGPTRFQWDQSYFKAEISRRVQTALDNGASMEEAYGSIPEKLAFYDYVGNSPAKGGLFRVGPMVNGDGLPTGWLGHISFTDKEGRDLQVRRLPNFFENFPVVLEDQDGIVRGDIPFRRAEAKYSFEQTGITATVYGGALNGQTFTDPAAVKRLARKAQLGEAFEFDRETYNSDGTFRSSPRGWFTFGHATFALLFFFGHIWHGARTLYRDVFAGIDPDLGDQVEFGLFQKLGDKSTRRLPEGYVPPAGSTLS
- a CDS encoding photosystem II reaction center protein T; this translates as MESFAYILILALALATLFFAIAFRDPPKIGK
- the nrdR gene encoding transcriptional regulator NrdR, translated to MQCPSCQHTDSRVLESRAADSGRSVRRRRECLNCEFRFTTYERVETVPITVVKRNGSRETFNRAKLLHGLLRACEKTGLEPARLELVVDEIELQLQQRSCREVTSADIGELVLQQLAEMSEVAYVRFASVYRQFQGISDFVAALERLNRRASKATQLAAIG
- a CDS encoding 30S ribosomal protein S1, which encodes MTVTPSDISSTEAADLAVAAEAADDLDLAIPEEVPTADDPSSRAATRDLDGVGFTLDEFAALLSKYDYNFKPGDVVNGTVFALESKGAMIDIGAKTAAFMPLQEVSINRVEGLSDVLEPGEIREFFILSEENEDGQLTLSIRRIEYQRAWERVRQLQKEDATIYSEVFATNRGGALVRVEGLRGFIPGSHISTRKAKEELVADFLPLKFLEVDEERNRLVLSHRRALVERKMNRLEVGEVVLGTVRGIKPYGAFIDIGGVSGLLHISEISHEHIETPHTVLNVNDQMKVMIIDLDAERGRISLSTKALEPEPGDMLTDPQKVFDKAEEMAARYKQMLLEQAEDNEPMGVTVD
- a CDS encoding HAD family hydrolase; the encoded protein is MALLLLRGEPIGEVDAVLFDKDGTLSISEPMLHALATARVTHGLKLLGERHGPLHARQGSRARELLEQAYGLRGQGIDPAGTTAVACREHNLISTATALTQVGLGWPEALELSQEVFTVTDHLHGQGSASPPGASPGLHGLVQRLAGAGLRCAVISNDDQAGIEAFLLSQGMRPHFQASWSAEHTPRKPDPAAVLGLCEALGVEPDRCALIGDANSDLRMARSAGVGVVLGYLAGWSSPPPLDPSFPQLSHWAELGARQGDAITP
- the metK gene encoding methionine adenosyltransferase yields the protein MSRYVFTSESVTEGHPDKICDQVSDAVLDALLHQDPASRVACETVVNTGLCLITGEVTTTARVDFNSLVRDVISRIGYSGARAGGFDSHSCAVLVALDQQSPDIAQGVDEADDHAGDPLDKIGAGDQGIMFGYACNETPELMPLPISLAHRLARRLAAVRHDGSLPYLLPDGKTQVSVVYENDVPVAIDTILISTQHIPEIDGISDEKGLRERIAADLWTEVVLPATADLDLKPSREATRFLVNPTGKFVVGGPQGDAGLTGRKIIVDTYGGYARHGGGAFSGKDPTKVDRSAAYAARYVAKALVAAGLARKVEVQLSYAIGVARPVSILVESFGTGSLSNADLTALVQEHFDLRPGAIIETFALRDLPQQRGGRFYQDVAAYGHFGRTDLNLPWENVDGIAATLKEASQGASSPSGERSAVAAAA